From the Lolium rigidum isolate FL_2022 chromosome 2, APGP_CSIRO_Lrig_0.1, whole genome shotgun sequence genome, one window contains:
- the LOC124692538 gene encoding regulator of nonsense transcripts UPF2, with product MENSQSENLTDTKKDDEARQSKQEDEEARIEEYKRLIDQKTALRRSNQNPERPDVNYLRTLDSSIKRNTTVIKKLKTINDEQKDVLMDELKSVNLSKFVSEAVSYICEAKLRSADIQAAVQVCSLLHQRYKDFSPCLIQGLLKVFFPGKSGEDLDPDKNSRAMKKRSTMKLLVELYFVGIVEDASIFVNIMKDLTSLEHLKDREVTQTNLSLLSSFVRQGRLFIGLQSHGHESNDEFFKDLNVTADQKKFFKKVLNSYYDAVSELLQSENASLRLMEAENAKVLSAKGELSDENTASYEKLRKSFDQLLRGVSSLAEAIDLQPPVLPDDGNTTRVTTGTDVTPSPGKEPSILEPIWDDDDTKTFYESLPDLRAFVPAVLLGEAEQKVNEQHAKGREQSSESITEQETEVHDIAQTSSAEDQLEGKADDVPKDSEDKDKDKGKDAEKSKEKDLDRKTEKDKEKVRALDGGNLDNLLQRLPGCVSRDLIDQLTVEFCYLNSKASRKKLARALFSVPRTSLELLPYYSRLVATLSSCMKDVPSMLLAMLEEEFNFLINKKDQINIETKIKNIRFIGELCKFKIAPAALVFSCLKACLDDFSHHNIDVACNLLETCGRFLYRSPETTIRMANMLEILMRLKNVKNLDPRHSTLVENAYYLCKPPERSARVSKVRPPLYQYIRKLLFSDLDKSSVEHVLRQLRKLPWVECQQYLVKCFLKVHKGKYSQVHLIALLTAGLSRYHDDFAVAVVDEVLEEIRVGLELNDYAMQQRRLAHMRFLGELYSYKHIDSSVVFETLYLIIVFGHGTNEQDVLDPPEDCFRIRLIITLLQTCGHYFTRGSSKRKLDKFLLHFQRYIIMKGPLPLDIEFDIQDLFADLRPNMTRYSSIDELNSALAELEEHERAASVEKPESERHSDNESQKKQPHDAASNGAQGNGKDHREGADSESYSDGGSVDGREDEEDLLSEEKSNDASENEGDDEDDGMPVGSDEDEAVEVRQKVVQIDLKEQEDFDRELKALLHESLESRKSEVRSRSTLNMKVPMNVLESSKDPRATESESGEETVDEEGGNAGGGSKVRVKVLMKKGHKQQTRQMFIPSDSALVQSTKQQEAAELEEKQNIKRRILEYNEREEEEMNGGSSQTGNWGQGGSNTGSSIRSGGRGNWDGWIRGGARRAGGFYQGYGRRR from the exons ATGGAGAACAGCCAGAGCGAGAACCTTACAGACACTAAGAAAGACGACGAGGCACGCCAAAGCAAACAGGAAGATGAG GAGGCTCGTATTGAAGAATACAAAAGACTTATAGATCAAAAGACTGCCCTTCGCCGAAGCAACCAAAATCCTGAAAGACCAG ATGTAAACTACCTGAGGACTCTTGACTCAAGCATTAAACGAAATACAACAGTGATAAAGAAGCTCAAAACAATAAATGATGAGCAAAAGGATGTATTAATGGATGAGTTGAAAAGTGTGAACTTGAGCAAATTTGTCAGTGAAGCAGTTTCTTATATTTGCGAAGCTAAACTTCGCTCTGCTGATATACAAGCTGCAGTTCAG GTTTGCTCATTGCTTCATCAAAGATACAAGGACTTCTCACCTTGTCTTATACAAGGTCTACTGAAGGTCTTCTTTCCTGGTAAATCTGGCGAGGATCTGGATCCAGACAAAAACTCGAGAGCTATGAAGAAAAGAAGCACCATGAAGCTTCTGGTTGAACTTTACTTTGTTGGAATTGTTGAAGATGCTAGTATCTTTGTAAACATTATGAAAGACCTTACATCACTGGAGCATTTGAAGGACCGGGAAGTAACTCAGACAAATCTGTCTCTTCTCTCTTCCTTTGTTCGTCAAGGGAGGTTATTTATAGGATTACAGTCTCATGGCCACGAGTCAAATGATGAG TTCTTTAAGGACCTAAATGTTACTGCTGATCAGAAGAAGTTCTTCAAGAAAGTGTTGAATTCTTACTATGATGCTGTGTCTGAACTACTGCAATCAGAAAATGCG TCTCTTCGTCTGATGGAGGCAGAGAATGCAAAAGTTTTAAGTGCCAAAGGTGAACTAAGTGATGAGAACACAGCTTCATATGAGAAACTCCGGAAGTCTTTTGATCAGTTACTACGTGGTGTATCCTC GTTAGCTGAAGCTATTGACTTGCAGCCTCCAGTGCTGCCAGATGATGGGAATACAACAAGGGTTACTACAGGAACCGATGTCACCCCCTCTCCCGGAAAAGAACCATCTATACTCGAACCTATTTGGGATGATGATGATACCAAGACTTTTTATGAATCTTTACCTGATCTAAG AGCATTTGTGCCTGCTGTGTTACTGGGAGAGGCTGAACAAAAGGTGAATGAGCAACACGCTAAGGGCCGTGAACAGTCTAGT GAGTCCATCACCGAACAAGAGACTGAAGTACATGACATTGCTCAAACTTCTTCTGCTGAAGATCAACTAGAGGGAAAGGCAGATGATGTACCGAAGGATAGTGAGGACAAAGACAAAGATAAGGGAAAAGATGCAGAAAAATCCAAAGAGAAGGATTTAGACAGGAAAACTGAAAAAGATAAAGAGAAAGTAAGAGCCTTGGATGGTGGAAATTTGGATAATCTGCTACAGAGGCTGCCAGGATGTGTTAGCCGTGATCTTATTGATCAATTGACG GTTGAGTTTTGCTACCTAAATTCTAAAGCAAGTCGGAAGAAACTTGCGCGGGCCTTATTCAGTGTTCCAAGGACTTCTCTAGAGCTTTTACCTTACTATTCTCGGTTGGTTGCCACATTGTCATCATGTATGAAAGATGTCCCTAGTATGCTTCTTGCCATGCTCGAAGAGGAGTTCAACTTCTTAATAAATAAGAAG GATCAAATCAAcattgaaacaaaaataaaaaacataagATTTATTGGTGAGCTTTGCAAATTCAAAATTGCACCGGCAGCTCTTGTTTTTAGTTGTTTGAAG GCTTGTCTGGATGATTTCAGTCATCATAACATTGATGTGGCCTGCAACCTTCTCGAGACATGTGGACGTTTCTTATATCGTTCACCTGAAACTACTATTCGCATGGCTAACATGCTGGAGATACTGATGCGATTGAAAAATGTTAAGAATTTGGATCCGCGCCACAGTACACTTGTAGAAAATGCCTACTACCTTTGTAAACCGCCTGAAAGATCTGCCAGAGTTTCAAAAGTTCGTCCACCTCTGTATCAA TACATAAGGAAGTTGCTTTTCTCAGATCTTGACAAATCAAGTGTTGAGCATGTTCTTCGCCAGTTACGCAAGCTACCTTGGGTAGAGTGTCAGCAATACCTTGTAAAGTGCTTTCTAAAGGTTCACAAAGGAAAGTACAGCCAAGTTCATCTAATTGCTCTTCTCACTGCTGGGCTTAGTCGTTATCACGACGACTTTGCTGTTGCAGTGGTAGATGAG GTCTTAGAAGAGATAAGGGTTGGGCTGGAGTTGAATGACTATGCGATGCAGCAAAGGCGACTTGCGCATATGAGATTTCTTGGAGAGCTGTACAGCTACAAGCATATTGACTCCTCAGTTGTATTTGAGACATTATACCTCATCATTGTGTTTGGTCATGGGACTAATGAA CAAGATGTGTTGGATCCACCAGAAGATTGCTTCAGGATCAGGTTGATCATAACACTTCTGCAGACTTGTGGCCACTATTTCACTAGGGGCTCATCCAAAAGAAAGCTTGACAAGTTCTTGTTACATTTTCAAAGATACATTATTATGAAAGGCCCCTTACCGCTTGACATAGAATTTGACATTCAG GATTTGTTTGCTGATCTACGACCAAACATGACCAGATATTCATCAATAGATGAACTTAACTCCGCATTGGCCGAGCTTGAAGAACACGAGCGTGCAGCCTCAGTAGAGAAGCCTGAAAGTGAAAGGCACTCAGACAACGAATCTCAGAAGAAGCAGCCACATGATGCTGCTTCGAATGGAGCCCAGGGAAATGGAAAGGATCACAGAGAGGGTGCAGATAGTGAGAGCTATTCAGATGGTGGCAGCGTTGATGGTCGTGAAGATGAGGAAGATCTTCTGTCTGAGGAGAAATCAAATGATGCATCAGAGAATGAAGGTGACGATGAGGACGATGGGATGCCTGTTGGTTCTGATGAAGATGAGGCTGTTGAGGTTAGACAAAAGGTGGTGCAGATTGATCTTAAGGAGCAAGAAGACTTTGACCGTGAGCTGAAAGCCCTTCTGCATGAGAGCTTGGAGTCACGTAAGTCGGAGGTGCGTTCCAGGTCCACTTTGAACATGAAGGTACCAATGAATGTGCTTGAAAGTTCAAAGGACCCGAGAGCCACAGAGTCTGAGAGTGGAGAAGAAACTGTGGATGAAGAGGGTGGTAATGCTGGTGGTGGCAGCAAGGTACGTGTTAAGGTGCTAATGAAGAAAGGGCACAAACAACAGACAAGGCAGATGTTCATCCCCAGTGACTCTGCTCTGGTACAGAGCACAAAGCAGCAAGAAGCTGCCGAGCTTGAGGAGAAGCAAAACATTAAGCGGAGGATCCTTGAATACAATGAGAGGGAGGAGGAAGAAATGAATGGCGGGTCGTCACAAACGGGGAATTGGGGCCAAGGAGGGAGCAACACCGGCAGCAGTATTAGATCAGGTGGGCGGGGCAATTGGGATGGTTGGATCAGAGGAGGTGCCCGCCGTGCTGGTGGTTTCTACCAGGGATATGGCAGGAGAAGATGA
- the LOC124692539 gene encoding uncharacterized protein LOC124692539 isoform X1, translating to MQMSRDPNHYGVFPQSFYGQHVVSFQTSAITNGPGAMPVCLDTSSGMNGNLAMLNTTSSTVVSTGSPNMISDSSQSLKYGGPMAVEWSYPELQMLNDGLHKYASVPGIMKYIKIAAMLPEKTVRDVAMRCQWMAEKQNTRRRRTEEHYVGRKIKDRKAISQDKMVESSLRTMNRPVQIDPRGSSFAAASDIDRAMLNVLEENAQLLNQIEANILTSQAQNNIDLFNRTRRNINDLLQSMSQIPGIMSKMPRLPVSVDEKLASYLLPGVNLGQVFGSYLKEEPRGW from the exons ATGCAGATGTCAAGAGATCCTAACCACTACGGCGTATTTCCGCAGTCATTCTACGGCCAGCATGTGGTTTCATTTCAGACAAGTGCAATTACCAACGGGCCAGGAGCCATGCCGGTCTGCCTGGACACTTCCAGTGGGATGAATGGTAATCTGGCGATGTTGAACACTACATCTTCGACGGTTGTATCCActggttcacccaacatgatttcTGATTCTAGCCAGAGCCTCAAGTATGGAGGACCAATGGCTGTGGAGTGGTCATACCCCGAGTTACAGATGTTGAACGATGGCCTTCATAA GTATGCAAGTGTACCGGGAATCATGAAGTATATCAAGATAGCAGCTATGTTGCCAGAGAAGACAGTAAGAGATGTTGCCATGAGATGCCAGTGGATGGCG GAAAAACAAAATACTAGAAGGCGGAGGACTGAAGAACATTATGTTGGAAGGAAGATTAAAGACAGAAAG GCTATATCTCAGGACAAAATGGTGGAGTCCTCATTGCGGACTATGAACCGCCCTGTTCAGATAGACCCCAGAGGTTCTTCCTTTGCAGCAG CCTCTGACATTGACCGTGCTATGCTAAATGTATTGGAAGAAAATGCTCAACTTCTCAATCAAATAGAAGCAAATATTTTAACGTCACAG GCTCAGAACAACATTGATCTTTTCAACCGTACAAGAAGAAACATCAATGATCTTCTTCAAAG CATGAGCCAAATACCTGGAATAATGAGCAAGATGCCTAGGTTGCCTGTTTCAGTGGATGAAAAGCTTGCTAGTTACCTTCTCCCTGGTGTAAATTTG GGCCAAGTTTTTGGCAGCTACCTGAAAGAGGAGCCAAGAGGATGGTAA
- the LOC124687609 gene encoding photosynthetic NDH subunit of lumenal location 3, chloroplastic-like, giving the protein MDGGMELKGCVCRIKNCAGQLLSMEEDLATDLDDDSWDLVLRDIRLKATFLYIDLSRVISRSENDERRKALTLLANKFFYCMDELGDAVTSRSISVMKMCYNDTAEALREVVAALAPPQ; this is encoded by the exons ATGGATGGAGGGATGGAGCTGAAAGGGTGCGTCTGCCGGATCAAGAACTGCGCCGGCCAACTTCTGTCGATGGAGGAGGATCTGGCGACTGATCTAGACGATGACTCATGGGACTTGGTCTTGAGGGACATCCGGCTGAAGGCCACCTTCTTGTATATTGATCTGAGCCGTGTGATCTCCCGAAGCGAGAACGATGAGCGCAGGAAGGCGCTCACCCTCCTCGCCAACAAATTCTTCTACTGCATGGATGAG CTAGGCGATGCGGTGACCAGCAGAAGCATCTCTGTCATGAAGATGTGCTACAACGACACCGCCGAGGCTCTCCGGGAGGTGGTCGCAGCTCTTGCTCCGCCACAGTAG
- the LOC124692539 gene encoding uncharacterized protein LOC124692539 isoform X2: MQMSRDPNHYGVFPQSFYGQHVVSFQTSAITNGPGAMPVCLDTSSGMNGNLAMLNTTSSTVVSTGSPNMISDSSQSLKYGGPMAVEWSYPELQMLNDGLHKYASVPGIMKYIKIAAMLPEKTVRDVAMRCQWMAEKQNTRRRRTEEHYVGRKIKDRKDKMVESSLRTMNRPVQIDPRGSSFAAASDIDRAMLNVLEENAQLLNQIEANILTSQAQNNIDLFNRTRRNINDLLQSMSQIPGIMSKMPRLPVSVDEKLASYLLPGVNLGQVFGSYLKEEPRGW; encoded by the exons ATGCAGATGTCAAGAGATCCTAACCACTACGGCGTATTTCCGCAGTCATTCTACGGCCAGCATGTGGTTTCATTTCAGACAAGTGCAATTACCAACGGGCCAGGAGCCATGCCGGTCTGCCTGGACACTTCCAGTGGGATGAATGGTAATCTGGCGATGTTGAACACTACATCTTCGACGGTTGTATCCActggttcacccaacatgatttcTGATTCTAGCCAGAGCCTCAAGTATGGAGGACCAATGGCTGTGGAGTGGTCATACCCCGAGTTACAGATGTTGAACGATGGCCTTCATAA GTATGCAAGTGTACCGGGAATCATGAAGTATATCAAGATAGCAGCTATGTTGCCAGAGAAGACAGTAAGAGATGTTGCCATGAGATGCCAGTGGATGGCG GAAAAACAAAATACTAGAAGGCGGAGGACTGAAGAACATTATGTTGGAAGGAAGATTAAAGACAGAAAG GACAAAATGGTGGAGTCCTCATTGCGGACTATGAACCGCCCTGTTCAGATAGACCCCAGAGGTTCTTCCTTTGCAGCAG CCTCTGACATTGACCGTGCTATGCTAAATGTATTGGAAGAAAATGCTCAACTTCTCAATCAAATAGAAGCAAATATTTTAACGTCACAG GCTCAGAACAACATTGATCTTTTCAACCGTACAAGAAGAAACATCAATGATCTTCTTCAAAG CATGAGCCAAATACCTGGAATAATGAGCAAGATGCCTAGGTTGCCTGTTTCAGTGGATGAAAAGCTTGCTAGTTACCTTCTCCCTGGTGTAAATTTG GGCCAAGTTTTTGGCAGCTACCTGAAAGAGGAGCCAAGAGGATGGTAA